One genomic segment of Hordeum vulgare subsp. vulgare chromosome 2H, MorexV3_pseudomolecules_assembly, whole genome shotgun sequence includes these proteins:
- the LOC123427962 gene encoding uncharacterized protein LOC123427962, producing the protein MMWGVAAAVASAAAVAVASGAELLACDCAPTDPAAAVAVGRCDDFLLRQREPPSSSAGSGVTDDKFAPRFDGLRFIETLVTAHR; encoded by the exons ATGATGTGGGGCGTCGCAGCCGCCGTCGCCTCCGCGGCCGCCGTCGCCGTGGCCTCCGGCGCCGAGCTCCTCGCCTGCGACTGCGCCCCGAcggaccccgccgccgccgtcgccgtcggcaGATGCGACGACTTCCTCCTCCGCCAGCGG GAACCCCCGTCGTCGAGCGCGGGGAGCGGCGTCACGGACGACAAGTTCGCGCCGCGGTTCGACGGCCTGCGCTTCATCGAGACGCTCGTCACGGCGCACCGCTGA